Proteins from a single region of Leucoraja erinacea ecotype New England chromosome 25, Leri_hhj_1, whole genome shotgun sequence:
- the vps29 gene encoding vacuolar protein sorting-associated protein 29 produces MLVLVLGDLHIPHRCNTLPAKFKKLLVPGKIQHILCTGNLCTKESYDYLKTLAGDVHIVRGDFDENLNYPEQKVVTVGQFKIGLIHGHQVIPWGDMTSLALLQRQLDVDILISGHTHKFEAFEQESKFYINPGSATGAGNALEGNIIPSFVLMDIQASTVVTYVYQLISDDVKVERIEYKKS; encoded by the exons ATG TTGGTGCTGGTACTGGGAGACCTTCACATTCCTCATCGCTGTAATACGTTGCCAGCCAAGTTCAAGAAGCTGTTGGTGCCGGGTAAGATCCAGCACATTTTGTGCACAGGCAATCTTTGCACCAAAGAGAGCTATGATTATCTTAAAACATTGGCTGGAGATGTCCATATTGTCAGAGGAGACTTTGATGAG AATTTGAATTATCCTGAGCAGAAAGTGGTAACAGTGGGCCAATTCAAAATCGGACTGATCCATGGTCACCAGGTGATCCCATGGGGTGACATGACCAGCCTGGCTCTGCTACAACGGCAGCTCGATGTCGATATCCTAATATCTGGGCACACGCACAAGTTTGAGGCCTTTGAACAGGAGAGCAAGTTCTATATCAACCCAGGTTCAGCCACAGGTGCTGGAAATGCACTGGAAGG AAATATCATCCCTTCATTCGTATTAATGGACATTCAGGCATCCACAGTAGTCACTTATGTTTATCAACTGATCTCTGATGATGTAAAAGTAGAACGGATTGAATACAAAAAATCCTAA